One Carassius gibelio isolate Cgi1373 ecotype wild population from Czech Republic chromosome B18, carGib1.2-hapl.c, whole genome shotgun sequence DNA segment encodes these proteins:
- the LOC127977483 gene encoding xylosyl- and glucuronyltransferase LARGE2s has protein sequence MLCPCRGKLKLLVVSLSFVILFTWLYLLVGNSENGRSLLLSACLLESTEARLLERDVLASRVREVEEENRQIRLQLSQSQGLAAQPAEGNYGNQQWVASADTGPEDVENTAEERANHSECSRSPTAEKCELIHVACVCAGHNASRDVVTLVKSILFHRRNPLHFHFITDTVANQILSTLFQSWMVPSVQVSFYDADELKSEVSWIPNKHYSGIYGLMKLTLTKALPTNLSKVIVLDTDITFATDIAELWAIFRKFTEKQVIGLVENQSDWYLGNLWKNHKPWPALGRGFNTGVILLYLERLRRISWEQMWRLTAERELMSMLSTSLADQDIFNAFIKQNPVLVHQLPCFWNVQLSDHTRSEQCYTEVSDLKVIHWNSPKKLRVKNKHVEFFRNLYLTFLEYDGNLLRRELFGCPNQASSESTVLQQALEELDEDDQCYDFRRERIMVHRVHLYFLQYDYTPTDDGTDITLVAQLSMDRLQMLEAICKHWEGPISLALYMSDAEAQQFLRYAQASEVLKNRKNVGYHIVYKEGQFYPVNLVRNVALRNVNTPYVFLTDVDFLPMYGLYDYLRKTIVQLDMANTKKALVVPAFETLRYRLSFPKSKAELLSMLDMGTLYTFRYHVWTKGHAPTNYAKWRTATTPYKVEWEADFEPYVVVRRDCPEYDQRFVGFGWNKVSHIMELDAQEYDLIVLPNAFMIHMPHAPSFDISKFRSSPSYRYCLTTLKDEFHQDLSRKYGSAALKYLTAQRNI, from the exons ATGCTCTGCCCCTGCCGAGGGAAGCTGAAGTTGCTGGTGGTGTCTCTGAGTTTCGTCATCCTGTTCACCTGGCTTTACCTGCTCGTGGGGAACTCAGAAA ACGGGCGTTCCCTGCTCCTCTCCGCATGCTTGCTGGAATCCACAGAAGCACGGCTGCTGGAACGGGACGTCCTGGCATCGCGGGTTCGAGAGGTGGAGGAAGAGAACCGGCAGATCCGCCTCCAGCTGAGCCAATCGCAGGGCCTGGCTGCCCAGCCTGCCGAGGGTAACTATGGCAACCAGCAGTGGGTGGCATCGGCAGACACTGGTCCAGAAGACGTGGAGAACACAGCCGAGGAACGGGCCAATCACAGCGAGTGTTCTCGCTCGCCCACTGCCGAGAAGTGTGAG TTGATTCACGTGGCATGTGTGTGTGCGGGTCACAACGCCAGTCGGGACGTGGTCACTCTGGTCAAATCCATCCTGTTCCACAG GAGAAACCCACTTCACTTTCATTTCATCACAGATACAGTGGCCAATCAGATCCTCAGCACTCTGTTCCAGTCATGGATGGTACCGTCTGTGCAAGTCAGCTTCTATGACGCTGATGAACTCAAA TCGGAGGTGTCTTGGATACCAAACAAACACTATTCAGGAATTTATGGCCTGATGAAGCTCACTCTCACCAAAGCTCTGCCGACTAACCTTTCAAAGGTCATCGTCCTCGATACAGACATCACCTTTGCCACGGACATCGCCGAGCTGTGGGCCATCTTCCGGAAGTTCACAG AGAAACAGGTGATTGGTCTGGTGGAGAATCAGAGCGATTGGTACCTCGGTAATCTGTGGAAAAATCACAAACCCTGGCCGGCCCTCGGACGAGGCTTTAACACAG GTGTGATTTTGCTCTACCTTGAGAGACTGCGGCGCATCAGCTGGGAACAGATGTGGAGACTGACGGCCGAGAGAGAGCTGATGAGCATGCTTTCAACATCCCTGGCAGACCAG GACATATTCAATGCATTCATAAAACAGAACCCAGTTCTGGTGCATCAGCTACCGTGCTTCTGGAACGTACAGTTATCGGATCACACACGCTCTGAACAGTGCTACACCGAGGTGTCAGATCTAAAG GTCATTCACTGGAACTCTCCTAAAAAACTGAGGGTAAAAAACAAGCACGTGGAGTTTTTCCGTAATCTTTACTTGACGTTCCTGGAGTACGACGGGAATCTTCTGCGACGGGAACTCTTCGGCTGTCCCAATCAGGCCAGCTCTGAGAGCACAGTG CTCCAGCAAGCACTAGAGGAGTTAGATGAGGACGACCAGTGCTATGATTTCCGGAGGGAGCGAATCATGGTGCACAGGGTGCATCTGTACTTCCTGCAGTATGACTACACACCTACAGATGACGGCACGGACATCACGCTAGTCGCACAGCTCTCCATGGACAG ACTGCAGATGCTGGAGGCCATCTGTAAACACTGGGAGGGCCCCATTAGTTTGGCCCTGTACATGTCTGATGCCGAGGCCCAGCAGTTCCTACGTTACGCTCAGGCATCTGAAGTCCTCAAGAACCGCAAGAATGTAGGCTATCATATCGTTTATAAGGAGGGCCAGTTCTATCCTGTCAATCTGGTACGCAATGTGGCGCTCCGCAACGTCAACACACCCTACGTTTTTCTGACTGATGTGGATTTTCTGCCCATGTACGGCCTCTACGATTACCTCAG aaaaACTATAGTTCAGCTGGACATGGCCAATACCAAGAAGGCTCTGGTTGTGCCCGCCTTTGAGACGCTGAGATATCGCCTCTCCTTCCCCAAATCCAAGGCCGAGCTGCTGTCTATGCTGGACATGGGGACTCTCTACACCTTCAG GTATCACGTCTGGACAAAGGGTCATGCGCCAACCAATTATGCCAAGTGGAGAACAGCCACAACACCATACAAGGTGGAGTGGGAGGCAGATTTTGAGCCGTATGTTGTGGTGCGACGAGACTGTCCTGAGTATGACCAGAGATTTGTTGGCTTTGGCTGGAACAAAGTATCCCATATCATGGAGCTTGATGCTCAG GAGTACGATCTTATTGTGTTACCAAATGCCTTCATGATCCACATGCCCCACGCGCCCAGCTTCGACATCTCAAAGTTTCGCTCCAGTCCGAGTTACCGCTACTGCTTGACGACTCTGAAGGACGAGTTCCACCAAGACCTTTCTCGAAAGTACGGTTCTGCTGCTCTCAAGTACCTCACAGCACAGAGGAACATCTGA